The following proteins come from a genomic window of Pyxidicoccus sp. MSG2:
- a CDS encoding YncE family protein codes for MRKRILFTASGLLTAGFLAAGGLFLARPPQPPPPAAPLPAITAPPVSVEREGVSVSFDLALAPRPLAAERGSPLEGTARFVLEDAKTGEPLQGRRPLGWLSLRARDGAPLDDAACKERVKTYLGGLLTARAEVDLNAYWFLTLNHDHTLSVINPQIAFGRTKLQSLVSVGGAVADWALLKDRSAVYVTVPSTNTLSVVDTERFLALRPVRVGRQPGRIAVAPDGRTAWVSNDGDGTVSVIDTASHTVVETVDAGPGRHEMAFSDEGRTAWLTSEEGDSLIAVDVGSREVLGRVMIGAGAGAVAWSPVARAVFVAQTRTHELLVVDPAAREVSRRIPVKPGLEALRFDRTGRWAFLVHRDAGVVDIVDAATSQVAHSLTGFSAPDSVIFTDAFAYVRNTQEGRVSLVELRTLEGTGKPAVVHVTMGQKPPAEARELGRSDPIAPLPEGNGVIVAGTADRALYLYQEGMMAPRGTHLNYGREPRAVLVLDRSLREVEPGVYTASGTVRENGTYDVQFLLDNPRAVVCTEWKVGGVPEDAALVKKLPLALTPEFDPKATFTAGSTVPLRFKLEPTAGTGGLPVQPEEIRVLMFKTPGTWQWRTEPRRTAEGQFEVDFAPPEPGQYKFVVGVESRGIDLGRLPTFTLGVLPSPAATASTKVP; via the coding sequence ATGCGCAAGCGCATCCTCTTCACCGCCTCCGGCCTGCTGACCGCGGGCTTCCTGGCCGCCGGTGGGCTCTTCCTGGCCCGCCCACCCCAGCCTCCACCTCCCGCCGCACCTCTTCCCGCCATCACCGCGCCCCCCGTGTCCGTGGAGCGCGAGGGCGTGTCCGTGTCCTTCGACCTGGCGCTGGCTCCGCGACCCCTGGCTGCCGAACGCGGCTCGCCACTGGAGGGCACCGCGCGCTTCGTGCTCGAGGATGCGAAGACGGGCGAGCCGCTCCAGGGCCGCCGGCCGCTCGGCTGGCTGTCGCTGCGCGCCAGGGACGGCGCGCCCCTGGACGACGCCGCGTGCAAGGAGCGCGTGAAGACGTACCTGGGCGGACTGCTGACCGCGCGGGCGGAGGTGGACCTCAACGCCTACTGGTTCCTCACCCTCAACCACGACCACACGCTGTCCGTCATCAACCCGCAGATTGCCTTCGGCCGCACCAAGCTGCAGAGCCTGGTGTCGGTGGGCGGCGCGGTGGCGGACTGGGCGCTGCTGAAGGACCGCTCGGCGGTGTACGTGACGGTGCCCTCCACCAACACCCTGTCCGTGGTGGACACGGAGCGCTTCCTCGCCCTGCGTCCCGTGCGCGTGGGACGGCAGCCGGGCCGCATCGCGGTGGCCCCGGACGGCCGCACCGCGTGGGTGAGCAACGACGGGGACGGCACGGTGAGCGTCATCGACACCGCGTCGCACACCGTGGTGGAGACGGTGGATGCGGGCCCCGGCCGGCATGAAATGGCCTTCTCCGACGAGGGCCGCACCGCGTGGCTCACCAGCGAGGAGGGAGACTCGCTCATCGCCGTGGACGTGGGCTCACGCGAGGTACTGGGCCGGGTGATGATTGGCGCGGGCGCGGGCGCGGTGGCCTGGAGCCCGGTGGCTCGCGCCGTCTTCGTGGCGCAGACGCGGACCCACGAACTGCTGGTGGTGGACCCGGCCGCCCGCGAGGTGTCGCGCCGCATCCCCGTGAAGCCGGGCCTGGAGGCCCTGCGCTTCGACCGCACCGGCCGCTGGGCCTTCCTGGTGCACCGGGACGCCGGCGTGGTGGACATCGTGGACGCGGCGACGAGCCAGGTGGCGCACTCGCTCACCGGCTTCTCCGCGCCGGACTCCGTCATCTTCACGGACGCCTTCGCCTACGTGCGCAACACGCAGGAGGGCCGCGTATCCCTGGTGGAGCTGAGGACGCTGGAGGGCACCGGCAAGCCGGCCGTCGTCCACGTCACCATGGGGCAGAAACCGCCGGCGGAGGCGCGCGAGCTGGGCCGCTCGGACCCCATCGCCCCGCTGCCGGAGGGCAATGGCGTCATCGTCGCCGGCACCGCGGACCGCGCCCTCTACCTCTACCAGGAGGGCATGATGGCCCCGCGCGGCACCCACCTGAACTACGGCCGCGAGCCCCGCGCCGTGCTGGTGCTGGACCGCTCGCTGCGCGAGGTGGAGCCCGGCGTCTACACGGCCTCGGGCACGGTGCGGGAGAACGGCACCTACGACGTCCAGTTCCTCCTGGACAACCCGCGCGCGGTGGTCTGCACGGAATGGAAGGTGGGCGGCGTCCCCGAGGACGCGGCGCTCGTCAAGAAGCTGCCGCTGGCGCTCACGCCGGAGTTCGACCCGAAGGCGACCTTCACCGCCGGCTCCACGGTACCGCTGCGCTTCAAGCTGGAGCCCACGGCGGGCACGGGTGGACTGCCCGTGCAGCCGGAGGAGATTCGCGTGCTGATGTTCAAGACGCCGGGCACGTGGCAGTGGCGCACGGAGCCTCGCCGCACCGCCGAGGGCCAGTTCGAGGTGGACTTCGCTCCGCCGGAGCCCGGCCAGTACAAGTTCGTCGTGGGCGTGGAGAGCCGGGGCATCGACCTGGGCCGCCTGCCCACCTTCACCCTGGGCGTGTTGCCCTCCCCCGCCGCCACCGCTTCCACCAAGGTCCCCTGA
- a CDS encoding SCO family protein — protein sequence MKTYTLSSLWKSAAALALALATPVLASDVAVPMPPPSATKPASLDVEVPDVELVDQTGRKVRLWTDLVRGHTVAINFIFTRCKTICTPMTATMARVQQDLGPKSDVRFISITLDVANDTPERMAKFAEPFKAGPGWSFLTGEPAKVKEALVALGGYVPDKEAHRPTVLVGNAVADSWTRVDGLGSPSRILEAIREARAASAAPSELGSTGSDSAAQDAAAAKYFTNTELVDQHGKTHRFYEDLVRGRKVLINFAFTSCKGACSPITKHLTEVQEKLGDRVGRDITMITLSVDPANDTPKSLGTFAKKFGVKRGWYFLTGSRENITLVLKKLGGYVDTPDAHNTTLLIGDAATGMWVKSPAMAQVENIVHAVEHLNDPK from the coding sequence ATGAAGACGTACACCCTTTCCTCCCTCTGGAAGTCGGCCGCCGCGCTGGCGCTGGCGCTCGCCACGCCCGTGCTCGCCTCGGACGTCGCCGTCCCCATGCCCCCACCGTCCGCCACGAAGCCCGCGTCCCTGGACGTGGAGGTGCCGGACGTGGAGCTGGTGGACCAGACGGGCCGCAAGGTGCGGCTGTGGACGGACCTGGTCCGCGGGCACACCGTGGCCATCAACTTCATCTTCACGCGGTGCAAGACCATCTGCACGCCGATGACGGCGACGATGGCGCGCGTGCAGCAGGACCTGGGTCCGAAGAGCGACGTGCGCTTCATCTCCATCACCCTGGACGTGGCCAACGACACGCCGGAGCGGATGGCGAAGTTCGCCGAGCCCTTCAAGGCCGGGCCCGGCTGGTCCTTCCTCACCGGCGAGCCGGCGAAGGTGAAGGAGGCGCTGGTGGCCCTGGGCGGCTACGTGCCGGACAAGGAGGCCCACCGCCCCACCGTGCTCGTGGGCAACGCGGTGGCGGACTCCTGGACGCGCGTGGACGGGCTGGGCAGCCCCTCCCGCATCCTGGAGGCCATTCGCGAGGCCCGGGCCGCGTCCGCCGCCCCGTCCGAGCTGGGCTCGACGGGCAGCGACTCCGCCGCCCAGGATGCGGCCGCCGCGAAGTACTTCACCAACACGGAGCTGGTGGACCAGCACGGCAAGACGCACCGCTTCTACGAGGACCTGGTGCGCGGCCGGAAGGTGCTCATCAACTTCGCCTTCACCTCGTGCAAGGGGGCGTGCTCGCCCATCACCAAGCACCTGACCGAGGTGCAGGAGAAGCTGGGCGACCGCGTGGGCAGGGACATCACGATGATTACGCTCTCCGTGGACCCGGCGAACGACACGCCCAAGAGCCTGGGCACCTTCGCGAAGAAGTTCGGCGTCAAGCGGGGGTGGTACTTCCTCACCGGCTCGCGGGAGAACATCACCCTCGTGCTGAAGAAGCTGGGCGGGTACGTGGACACGCCCGACGCGCACAACACCACACTGCTCATCGGTGATGCCGCCACGGGCATGTGGGTGAAGTCTCCCGCCATGGCGCAGGTGGAGAACATCGTCCACGCCGTGGAACACCTGAACGACCCGAAGTGA
- a CDS encoding ABC transporter substrate-binding protein encodes MRWAWVLAAWVLVAGCKRTEAPRPVDPALAKRGRSLFQRGQSVRGEPLMGFLAPERVELSGGVAACARCHGPGGRGSREGGVEVPDITPGALGHVRSRAVGEVEDRARPAYTRELLLRAVTEGVSASGRELGVAMPRYALGEVEREELLGYLQQLGDQPDPGVTASTLTVGAALPLSGRLGPLGQEAAAVVRAVFADVNAGGGIFRRKLELVVEDDAALHARPGGTLGSPDRLAVEGGAFSRARPGGPAAEPDATSRLLDRGVLAMVASVRQGALPSDSLLAQEGVPLVLPLTLGGGASDEDAPVFFLYPDEPALARLTVQHLARLHEPELRRKPLAVAHAGGEAGSAWARAVREEAERRELAPPVELAPSEDGTLTELEVMVKRWAAAPPPAVLYAGTSAGLGTLLRALEAHAPGVPVFAPASLADPVAVGSSAGSVRFVYPAGLGARAPDLKTFAAFMERHGLEPGHTAFQLGAYAAARVLVEALTRTGADVTRASLVQHLEALRDFDTGVSPPVTFGINRRVGVQGAQLAALDVATGGLVAASEWIPLTP; translated from the coding sequence ATGCGGTGGGCATGGGTGCTGGCGGCGTGGGTGCTGGTGGCCGGGTGCAAGCGCACCGAAGCACCCCGCCCCGTGGACCCGGCGTTGGCGAAGCGCGGGCGGAGTCTCTTCCAGCGCGGCCAGAGCGTCCGGGGCGAGCCCTTGATGGGGTTCCTGGCGCCCGAGCGGGTGGAGCTGAGCGGCGGGGTGGCGGCCTGCGCGCGCTGCCATGGGCCCGGCGGCCGGGGCAGTCGCGAGGGCGGCGTGGAGGTGCCGGACATCACCCCTGGCGCGCTCGGGCATGTCCGCTCGCGCGCGGTGGGCGAGGTCGAGGACCGGGCCCGCCCGGCGTATACGCGCGAGCTGCTGCTTCGCGCTGTCACGGAGGGCGTGTCCGCGAGCGGCCGTGAGCTGGGCGTGGCCATGCCCCGGTATGCGCTGGGTGAGGTGGAGCGCGAGGAGCTGCTCGGGTACCTCCAACAACTGGGTGACCAGCCGGATCCGGGAGTCACCGCGTCCACCCTCACCGTGGGCGCCGCGCTGCCGCTCAGCGGGCGGCTCGGTCCGCTGGGACAGGAAGCCGCGGCCGTGGTGCGCGCGGTGTTCGCGGACGTGAACGCGGGCGGCGGCATCTTCCGGCGGAAGCTGGAGCTGGTGGTGGAGGACGACGCGGCCCTCCATGCGCGACCGGGAGGGACTCTCGGGAGTCCGGACAGGCTGGCAGTGGAAGGCGGGGCATTTTCGCGGGCGCGACCGGGCGGGCCGGCAGCGGAACCGGATGCCACCTCGCGGCTGCTCGACAGGGGTGTGCTGGCGATGGTGGCCAGCGTGCGACAGGGCGCGCTGCCCTCGGACTCACTGCTGGCCCAGGAGGGCGTGCCGCTGGTGTTGCCGTTGACGCTGGGCGGAGGCGCATCGGACGAGGACGCGCCCGTGTTCTTCCTCTACCCGGATGAGCCCGCGCTGGCGCGGCTGACGGTGCAGCATCTGGCCCGGCTGCACGAGCCCGAGCTGCGCCGCAAGCCTCTGGCCGTCGCGCATGCGGGCGGCGAGGCCGGGAGCGCGTGGGCCCGGGCGGTGCGAGAGGAGGCGGAACGCCGGGAGCTGGCACCTCCGGTGGAGCTGGCCCCGAGCGAGGACGGGACGCTGACGGAGCTGGAGGTCATGGTGAAACGGTGGGCCGCGGCACCTCCCCCCGCGGTGCTGTACGCGGGCACCTCGGCGGGACTCGGCACGCTGCTACGGGCGCTGGAGGCACATGCGCCCGGGGTGCCCGTCTTCGCTCCCGCGAGCCTCGCGGACCCGGTGGCGGTGGGAAGCTCGGCTGGGAGCGTGCGCTTCGTGTACCCGGCGGGGCTGGGAGCCCGCGCGCCCGACTTGAAGACGTTCGCCGCGTTCATGGAGCGGCATGGCCTGGAGCCGGGACACACGGCCTTCCAGCTCGGGGCCTACGCGGCGGCGCGAGTGCTGGTGGAGGCCCTCACGCGCACCGGCGCGGACGTGACGCGGGCCAGCCTGGTGCAACACCTGGAAGCGCTGCGCGACTTCGACACGGGCGTGTCTCCGCCCGTCACCTTCGGCATCAACCGGCGCGTGGGCGTGCAGGGCGCGCAGCTCGCGGCGCTGGACGTGGCCACGGGCGGGCTCGTCGCGGCGTCGGAGTGGATTCCCCTGACGCCGTGA
- a CDS encoding class I SAM-dependent methyltransferase, whose amino-acid sequence MTLFRAHVTPRRLARLLLCLVTATTGACRSESGEAKRREPARAATEAPAVEQPVDLHGLGGIEGVQASYDQSRQPARFIAALGIVPGQRIADVGAGLGYFTQRLSEAVGPAGQVVATDINDEALKRLRARTSERKNVVVRKVEPDEPGLEPGAYDLILLSEVDHFLSDRVAYLTRLRLALTPNGRIAVTHLRAMRPPLVAAAQQAGYSIVSEYNDLPDHYLLFLQPASSQ is encoded by the coding sequence ATGACTCTCTTTCGTGCCCATGTAACGCCCCGTCGTCTCGCGAGGCTGCTGCTCTGTCTGGTGACGGCCACGACAGGCGCATGTCGCTCCGAGAGCGGAGAGGCGAAGCGCCGCGAGCCCGCCCGGGCAGCGACGGAGGCTCCCGCGGTGGAGCAACCCGTCGACCTGCACGGGCTCGGAGGAATCGAGGGAGTGCAGGCCTCGTATGACCAGTCCCGTCAGCCCGCCAGGTTCATCGCCGCGCTGGGGATTGTGCCGGGACAGCGGATTGCCGATGTCGGAGCGGGCCTGGGCTACTTCACGCAGCGACTCTCGGAGGCCGTCGGTCCGGCGGGACAGGTGGTCGCGACCGACATCAACGACGAGGCCCTCAAGCGGCTTCGCGCACGCACGTCCGAGAGGAAGAACGTCGTGGTGCGCAAGGTGGAGCCGGACGAGCCGGGCCTCGAACCCGGTGCGTACGACCTCATCCTTCTCTCCGAGGTGGACCACTTCCTCTCGGACCGTGTGGCCTACCTGACCAGGCTGCGTCTCGCCCTCACCCCGAATGGCCGTATCGCGGTGACGCACCTTCGGGCGATGCGCCCTCCGCTCGTCGCCGCCGCACAGCAGGCGGGCTACTCCATCGTGTCCGAGTACAACGACCTTCCGGACCACTACCTGCTGTTCCTGCAGCCCGCGTCCAGCCAATGA